A window of Festucalex cinctus isolate MCC-2025b chromosome 6, RoL_Fcin_1.0, whole genome shotgun sequence contains these coding sequences:
- the gprin3b gene encoding uncharacterized protein gprin3b: protein MGSNPKRTVTVQMVPQVAAADTLASKESNANWTTDPNLKPSQVCCTSPGRKQDQTASAVSVSTLKKTVDMSSKGTAEVGELRDANANISNMLNLADDKDCKSPGCQVKSSKDEVTVKTSARNISSNHNNGSSHLAPEPDKEAAAGSASVHKDKDKSSPKEPGHKRKHSVSLQEPPELKQSTETAPLLNSTSSSSNSQDKVSIEKVSVDKVSVEKLSIDQVSIDKHQPAPLKTDSLSLPQVTGKVQEHQERQTEPHCKLYREASTMTSPRLPSTTAEWGCNAEVQAVASTSCKAVSTSPSLLPFRLNAATLEEAQSLTVVYQADGSLGFQEMNKRSPATTERLTVEAEMCPAAAVGSKLGAKPKESAPTLSSIQPVYQINIEHGNRKEPENRNTVEIPVSKLGESQKTDVTTKSEFADEAVTAQINLSATTNTSSKFEEAKGRNDPGTEANSGKQQTEDEGSDDEKQTRKSVHDVVWDEQGMTWEVYGASVDPESLGFAIQSHLQCKIKEQERKLIAQTSFRKSITGLDSPRAGKKSKRRQHNPFRSMLRNVRRPNCCARPPPSAVLD from the coding sequence ATGGGATCCAACCCAAAAAGGACAGTGACCGTCCAGATGGTGCCTCAGGTGGCTGCGGCGGACACGCTGGCCAGTAAGGAGTCTAACGCCAACTGGACCACAGatcccaatttgaaaccctcCCAAGTTTGTTGCACATCACCTGGTCGCAAACAAGATCAGACTGCGTCGGCAGTGTCCGTTAGCACCCTCAAGAAGACTGTGGACATGTCCAGCAAAGGTACGGCTGAAGTGGGAGAGCTTAGAGATGCTAACGCTAACATTAGCAACATGTTAAACCTGGCTGATGACAAAGATTGTAAGAGTCCTGGCTGCCAAGTAAAATCATCCAAGGACGAGGTTACCGTCAAAACCTCGGCACGGAATATCTCATCAAACCATAATAACGGCTCAAGTCACCTAGCGCCTGAACCGGATAAAGAAGCGGCTGCGGGGAGCGCGTCAGTTCACAAAGACAAGGACAAGTCGAGTCCCAAGGAGCCTGGTCACAAACGGAAACACTCCGTTTCTCTTCAAGAGCCACCTGAGCTCAAGCAAAGCACGGAAACGGCACCCTTGCTCAATTCGACTTCGTCTTCGTCCAACAGCCAGGACAAAGTATCCATAGAAAAAGTATCTGTAGACAAAGTATCTGTAGAGAAATTATCTATTGACCAAGTATCCATAGACAAACACCAGCCAGCACCCTTGAAGACGGACTCCTTATCTTTGCCTCAGGTGACGGGAAAAGTCCAGGAACATCAGGAAAGACAGACCGAGCCTCACTGTAAGCTCTACAGGGAGGCTTCCACCATGACCTCCCCTCGACTGCCTTCCACCACGGCCGAGTGGGGCTGCAACGCCGAGGTCCAGGCGGTCGCTAGCACCAGCTGCAAGGCCGTGTCCACCAGCCCAAGCCTGCTGCCCTTCCGGCTGAATGCCGCCACCCTCGAGGAGGCACAGAGCCTCACTGTCGTCTACCAGGCCGATGGTAGTTTGGGCTTCCAAGAGATGAATAAGCGGTCGCCGGCAACCACAGAGAGGCTCACCGTTGAGGCAGAAATGTGTCCCGCCGCCGCAGTCGGCTCCAAGCTGGGGGCGAAGCCTAAAGAAAGCGCCCCGACTCTCAGCAGCATCCAACCGGTGTATCAGATCAACATCGAGCACGGTAATCGCAAGGAGCCAGAGAACAGAAATACGGTGGAAATACCTGTGAGCAAATTAGGAGAATCTCAAAAGACGGATGTCACCACCAAGTCCGAATTTGCAGACGAGGCGGTTACAGCCCAGATCAACCTATCCGCAACCACAAATACGTCATCCAAATTTGAGGAAGCAAAAGGTAGAAACGACCCGGGAACTGAGGCCAATTCTGGCAAGCAGCAGACAGAAGATGAGGGAAGCGATGACGAGAAGCAGACGCGGAAGAGCGTCCACGATGTGGTTTGGGATGAGCAGGGTATGACCTGGGAGGTCTACGGCGCGTCCGTGGACCCCGAATCGCTGGGCTTCGCCATCCAGAGCCACCTGCAGTGCAAGATCAAGGAGCAGGAGCGAAAACTGATCGCCCAGACTTCCTTCCGCAAGTCCATCACCGGCCTGGACTCTCCAAGGGCGGGCAAGAAGAGCAAGCGGAGACAGCACAACCCCTTTCGGTCCATGCTGCGGAACGTGCGCCGGCCCAACTGCTGCGCGAGGCCCCCTCCCTCCGCTGTCCTCGATTAG
- the ucp1 gene encoding mitochondrial brown fat uncoupling protein 1, whose translation MVGLKPSDVPPPLGVKMASAGLAACIGDIVTFPLDTAKVRLQIQGEKKVAAAEAKSIRYRGVFGTISTMIRTEGPRSLYNGLVAGLQRQVCFASVRIGLYDNVRDFYTGGKENAGVLIRILAGCTTGAMAVSFAQPTDVVKVRFQAQMNLDGVARRYSGTMQAYRHIFRNEGLRGLWKGTLPNITRNALVNCTELVTYDLIKEAILRHKLMSDNLPCHFVSAFGAGFVTTVIASPVDVVKTRYMNSPPGQYRSAINCAWTMLTKEGPTAFYKGFVPSFLRLGSWNIVMFVSFEQIKRAMMVTKKRFDASN comes from the exons ATGGTCGGCCTAAAACCCTCAGACGTGCCCCCTCCCTTAGGGGTGAAGATGGCGAGCGCGGGGTTGGCGGCGTGCATCGGCGACATCGTCACGTTCCCCCTGGACACGGCCAAAGTCAGACTGCAG ATCCAAGGCGAGAAAAAAGTGGCGGCGGCGGAAGCCAAGTCCATCCGCTACAGAGGCGTGTTCGGGACCATCAGTACCATGATCCGCACCGAGGGCCCGCGCTCGCTCTATAACGGGCTGGTGGCCGGCCTGCAGCGGCAGGTGTGCTTCGCCTCGGTGCGAATCGGCCTCTACGACAACGTCAGAGATTTCTACACCGGGGGAAAAGAAA ATGCCGGAGTGCTGATACGCATCCTGGCCGGCTGCACGACGGGCGCCATGGCGGTGTCGTTCGCTCAGCCCACCGATGTGGTGAAGGTGAGGTTCCAGGCTCAGATGAACCTGGACGGAGTGGCGCGGCGCTACAGCGGCACCATGCAGGCCTACAGACACATCTTCCGCAACGAAGGACTGCGCGGACTCTGGAAAG GGACGTTGCCCAACATCACGAGGAACGCGCTGGTCAACTGCACCGAGCTGGTGACGTACGACCTCATCAAAGAAGCCATCCTTCGACACAAGCTCATGTCAG ACAACCTGCCCTGTCACTTTGTGTCGGCCTTCGGCGCCGGCTTCGTCACCACGGTGATCGCCTCCCCGGTGGACGTGGTGAAGACCAGGTACATGAACTCGCCGCCGGGTCAGTACCGCAGCGCTATCAACTGCGCCTGGACCATGTTGACCAAAGAGGGGCCAACGGCTTTCTACAAGGG ctttgTGCCGTCCTTCCTGAGGCTCGGCTCGTGGAACATTGTCATGTTCGTCTCCTTCGAGCAAATCAAACGTGCCATGATGGTGACCAAGAAGCGCTTCGACGCCTCCAACTGA
- the elmod2 gene encoding ELMO domain-containing protein 2 yields MLGYIWQYVYTTYLRYWLKWLIRQATGTCELQRICSGYGPGAARTINTEYSLRSSKSKLLRGAVESSEEHLEKHVAQIMKEKNIKVDTNPLFKESLHTSLLQITGYKSLYVSVENVRKEAFCPENPQHESMLLKLWELLMPRVKLQSRVTKQWGDIGFQGDDPKTDFRGMGMLGLTNLLFFSEHYTEEARQVLSHANHPKLGYSYAIVGINLTEMAYSLLNSGALKAHFYNTVPGAPQLRHFHQLYCYLAFEFDKFWLAEEPESIMLFNQYREKFHHVIRTLLEDPRVSLTMKATS; encoded by the exons ATGCTGGGGTACATTTGGCAGTACGTGTACACGACCTACTTGAGGTACTGGCTCAAGTGGCTCATCAGACAGGCAACAGGGACGTGCGAGCTGCAGAGGATATGCTCGGGATATGGGCCAGGGGCAGCCAGAACAATAAATACAG AATACTCCCTGAGGTCGTCAAAGAGCAAG CTTCTGCGAGGTGCCGTGGAAAGCAGCGAGGAGCACTTAGAAAAACATGTGGCGCAAATAATGAAGGAGAAGAACATCAAAGTGGATACAAATCCCCT TTTCAAAGAAAGCCTGCACACGTCGCTCCTGCAGATAACGGGATACAAGAGCCTGTACGTATCCGTGGAAAACGTCAGGAAGGAAGCGTTCTGCCCAGAGAACCCTCAACATGAATCCATGCTGTTGAAG CTTTGGGAGCTGCTCATGCCGCGCGTCAAGCTGCAGTCCCGGGTGACCAAGCAGTGGGGGGACATCGGCTTCCAAGGAGACGACCCCAAGACGGACTTCCGAGGAATGGGAATGCTGGGCCTCACAAACCTCCT CTTCTTCAGTGAACACTACACAGAAGAAGCTCGCCAGGTCCTGTCTCATGCCAACCACCCCAAACTGGG GTACTCGTACGCCATCGTGGGGATCAACCTGACCGAGATGGCGTACAGCCTGCTGAACAGCGGCGCTCTCAAAGCTCATTTCTACAACACGGTGCCGGGTGCCCCCCAGCTACGACATTTCCATCAGCTCTACT GCTACCTGGCGTTTGAGTTTGATAAATTCTGGCTGGCGGAGGAACCTGAAAGCATCATGCTGTTCAACCAGTACAGAGAGAAGTTCCACCATGTCATCCGGACCCTCCTGGAGGATCCCCGAGTATCACTCACTATGAAAGCCACGTCTTAA